AGACAGCCTGAGACCACCTATGGAATCGCTGTCGGTCGAAAACAGCTGCGTGCAGTCAACTTCGCTAGAGGAGTATCTGCAGGGCACACTCGCACCTGACGTGTGGAACAGCATCGACGAACATCTGGCCAACTGTGATAGTTGCCAATTGCAGCTTCGCTCGTTCGAACAGCAGTACTCCCCTCCGTTCGCAATCGATCGGCCTCCGGCCCACTTTCCATTTCTGCAGGAAGCGGCCTTGGGACAGCTGGAAGCGCAAGCTTGCCGAATCCCGATTGGCGCTGGCGCTCCACTCCCAAAGGACAAGAACCTCGCGAGTCGAGATTTTCCGGCTCATATCGGACAGTACACCCTGTTGGAGAAGCTGGGCGAAGGAGGCATGGGAGCCGTCTATCGCGCTCGGCATCACAACCTGAAATGCGAAGTAGCACTCAAGCTCCTTCCGGCGCACTTTCGCAGCGATCGAGATCACCTGGCGCGCTTCTATCGCGAGATGGAAGCAGTGGGCAGGGTTCGAAGTGAACACGTCGTTCGCGCCACGGATGCCGGAGAGTCTGACGGTTGGCACTATCTGGTCATGGAATACGTTCCCGGGATCGACGTCCGTCGCTTGATTCGAGCGAAAGGACCGCTGCGGATCGCCGATGCCTGCGAAATCATTCGTCAGGCAGCCTTGGGTTTAGTCGCGCTCGAAGAGCATGGGTTAGTGCATCGCGATATCAAGCCTTCAAACTTACTGTTAACGCAACTTGGGCAGGTGAAGATCCTCGATCTCGGTTTGGCGCGTTTGTTATCGGCATCGGTCGAAAGCAGCGAGTTGACCTCCAGCCAGCAGATCTTGGGAACTCTGGAATACATGGCCCCGGAACAGTGCGGTAGCAGCCACACGGTCGATATCCGAGCCGACATCTACTCCTTAGGTTGCACGTTTTACAAACTGCTCACTGCCCAATCTCCGTTCTCTGGCGGGCAGTACCAAACACCTCAAGCGAAACTGGTCGGGCACTTAAGAGATCAGCCAGCTTCCGTTTGTTCCCTGCGCGCTGACATCCCCGCTGAAATCGCTGCGATCCTGGAGCGGATGATTGCGAAAGACGCCCGCCAGAGATTCGCTTCGCCGGCAGCTGTGGTGCAATGCTTGCGCGTTCCGGCAAAAGGGAGCGATCTGTCGTTCCTGTTTGGACTATCCAAACAGGACGAGCCTGAAAATGCAGACGATACGGCCAGCGGCGATCGTTTGCCCAGCTCAACCATTACCCTGCCGCGGGCAGTGCAGCCGAGTGTCACGAAATCGCGGGCTTTGCGTACCGGACACTGGTTCGCTTGGGGTATCACGTTGTCGATTGGGATCGCCCTTGCCATTGCCTTGTTTCGGAACTATCCATCCGCGGCCACCTCAGACGAGCAGTCGCCGCTCAACCATCCAACGACAACCGCAGGCAAACCTGAGTTTGAAGTTGAGGAAGAC
Above is a window of Anatilimnocola aggregata DNA encoding:
- a CDS encoding serine/threonine protein kinase → MESLSVENSCVQSTSLEEYLQGTLAPDVWNSIDEHLANCDSCQLQLRSFEQQYSPPFAIDRPPAHFPFLQEAALGQLEAQACRIPIGAGAPLPKDKNLASRDFPAHIGQYTLLEKLGEGGMGAVYRARHHNLKCEVALKLLPAHFRSDRDHLARFYREMEAVGRVRSEHVVRATDAGESDGWHYLVMEYVPGIDVRRLIRAKGPLRIADACEIIRQAALGLVALEEHGLVHRDIKPSNLLLTQLGQVKILDLGLARLLSASVESSELTSSQQILGTLEYMAPEQCGSSHTVDIRADIYSLGCTFYKLLTAQSPFSGGQYQTPQAKLVGHLRDQPASVCSLRADIPAEIAAILERMIAKDARQRFASPAAVVQCLRVPAKGSDLSFLFGLSKQDEPENADDTASGDRLPSSTITLPRAVQPSVTKSRALRTGHWFAWGITLSIGIALAIALFRNYPSAATSDEQSPLNHPTTTAGKPEFEVEEDLPFDISQLQPLVWHNLFTRAPQLPSWQPPALDTLVQHLKDRRQVYISSRPYCFAQVGTIDHPKYRFQVRIDQTHWKGGCGIFLGMRNDVGNQQQRQARFQLLELRPAFPKDPLRAYAWHRLKGFVRFSAADTPEVSFESCVSIPIPRPTDSEQMLEVAVQRDGLTEFSWGGIAVPKICEGAVDAKFGAEDYSGGFGISIGNSDGMFRDASIILQ